In Coturnix japonica isolate 7356 chromosome 9, Coturnix japonica 2.1, whole genome shotgun sequence, a single window of DNA contains:
- the SERP1 gene encoding stress-associated endoplasmic reticulum protein 1, which produces MVAKQRIRMANEKHSKNITQRGNVAKTARSAPEDKASVGPWLLALFIFVVCGSAIFQIIQSIRMGM; this is translated from the exons ATGGTGGCGAAACAGCGCATCCGGATGGCGAACGAGAAGCACAGCAAGAACATCACACAGCGCGGGAACGTCGCCAAGACGGCG CGATCAGCCCCAGAGGACAAGGCGTCCGTCGGTCCGTGGCTGCTGGCGCTGTTCATCTTCGTGGTGTGTGGATCAG CCATCTTCCAGATCATCCAGAGCATCCGTATGGGGATGTGA